The Streptomyces sp. NBC_01353 genome contains a region encoding:
- a CDS encoding ankyrin repeat domain-containing protein, giving the protein MSTLFDAIHEGDDAVVRALRAGMSPEADDEGETPLYRAAVANEAGIVRLLLAAGADPARGSGEEAGDLPLCGAACGGHAEVVRALVAGGARADQAEAFGFTALDWAVRLGHVETARILLEHGADPDRPGPDGLAPLVAAARRGSTGSVRALLDHGAGPIEDALREAWRWIGVDIAEELRRGLLETSGGDGSGETVVRRVYEDNGVTVVVELLRANGAPGSGNEQQTGHAAIATLLERALGVRAPDEELAGRALRCGDPDLDDWTETVRALADRDDEDTFAAAVAWCASEEPLRRALGARVLGCLDGFTARAMPVLRHLAAQTARDAAREPALSVVVALGQYGDPVAVPEMTAFASHPDIEVRRALGCALTGPVPAGDAAAVERLVALSRDHDHGVRDWATLALAEVPEDTPVLREALAARLDDEDPDVVAEAARGLAIRQDPRAVEALAWILAEGSPDGNARDTALAAVEYIEDPRVRTRLEWTSPRCR; this is encoded by the coding sequence ATGAGCACGCTGTTCGACGCGATTCACGAGGGGGACGACGCCGTCGTGCGCGCCCTCCGGGCCGGAATGTCCCCCGAGGCCGACGACGAGGGCGAGACCCCGCTGTACCGGGCGGCCGTGGCGAACGAGGCCGGGATCGTACGGCTTCTGCTGGCGGCGGGCGCCGATCCCGCGCGGGGCAGCGGCGAGGAGGCGGGGGACCTTCCGCTGTGCGGCGCTGCCTGCGGCGGGCACGCCGAGGTGGTGCGGGCTCTGGTGGCCGGCGGGGCGCGGGCGGACCAGGCGGAGGCGTTCGGGTTCACGGCCCTGGACTGGGCCGTGCGGCTCGGGCACGTGGAGACGGCGCGGATCCTCCTGGAACACGGCGCCGACCCGGACCGGCCGGGACCCGACGGGCTTGCGCCGCTGGTCGCGGCAGCGCGGCGCGGCTCGACCGGGAGCGTACGGGCCCTGCTCGATCACGGTGCCGGGCCGATCGAGGACGCTCTGCGCGAGGCGTGGCGCTGGATCGGTGTCGACATCGCGGAGGAGTTGCGGCGCGGGCTGCTCGAGACGAGCGGAGGCGACGGGTCCGGCGAGACCGTGGTGCGCCGCGTGTACGAGGACAACGGGGTGACCGTGGTCGTCGAGCTGCTGCGCGCGAACGGCGCCCCGGGCAGCGGCAACGAGCAGCAGACCGGCCACGCGGCGATCGCCACGCTCCTGGAACGCGCGCTGGGGGTCCGCGCGCCGGACGAGGAGCTCGCCGGGCGGGCGCTGCGGTGCGGGGACCCGGACCTCGACGACTGGACCGAGACGGTCCGTGCCCTGGCCGACCGCGACGACGAGGACACCTTCGCGGCGGCCGTCGCGTGGTGCGCGAGCGAGGAGCCCCTGCGGCGGGCCCTCGGGGCGCGCGTCCTGGGCTGCCTCGACGGCTTCACGGCGCGGGCGATGCCGGTGCTGCGCCACCTGGCGGCGCAGACGGCGAGGGATGCCGCCAGGGAGCCCGCGCTCTCCGTGGTCGTCGCGCTCGGGCAGTACGGGGACCCGGTCGCGGTGCCGGAGATGACGGCGTTCGCCTCGCATCCCGACATCGAGGTGCGGCGGGCCCTCGGGTGCGCGCTCACCGGGCCCGTACCCGCCGGGGACGCGGCGGCGGTGGAACGGCTGGTCGCCCTGAGCCGCGATCACGACCACGGGGTGCGGGACTGGGCGACCCTGGCGCTCGCGGAGGTGCCCGAGGACACGCCCGTACTCCGGGAGGCGCTCGCGGCCCGGCTGGACGACGAGGATCCGGACGTCGTCGCGGAGGCGGCGCGCGGGCTGGCGATCCGACAGGATCCGCGTGCCGTCGAGGCGTTGGCCTGGATCCTGGCGGAGGGGAGCCCGGACGGGAACGCCCGCGACACGGCCCTCGCCGCCGTCGAGTACATCGAGGACCCTCGGGTCAGGACCCGTCTGGAGTGGACGAGCCCCCGCTGCCGCTGA
- a CDS encoding serine protease — protein sequence MKGRHLKKNRFVRALQRIAAVGAVVLAAVSLQPSTSSAAPAPVVGGTRAAQGEFPWMVRLSMGCGGSLITPQVVLTAAHCVSGSGNNTSITATAGVVDLQSSSAIKVRSTKVLQAPGYNGKGKDWALIKLATPITSLPTLKIAETTAYNSGTFTVAGWGAAREGGGQQRYLLKANVPFVSDASCKASYGSDLVPTEEICAGFAQGGVDTCQGDSGGPMFRRDNAGAWIQVGIVSWGQGCARPNYPGVYTEVSTFAAQIKSAAASL from the coding sequence ATGAAAGGCAGACACTTGAAGAAGAACAGGTTCGTCCGTGCCCTTCAGAGAATCGCCGCGGTCGGCGCCGTCGTGCTCGCCGCCGTCAGCCTCCAGCCCTCCACCTCCTCCGCCGCGCCCGCCCCGGTCGTCGGCGGAACCCGTGCAGCCCAGGGCGAGTTCCCCTGGATGGTCAGGCTCTCCATGGGCTGTGGCGGTTCGCTGATCACCCCGCAGGTCGTCCTCACCGCGGCCCACTGTGTGAGCGGCTCCGGCAACAACACCAGCATCACCGCCACGGCCGGAGTCGTGGACCTCCAGAGCAGCAGCGCCATCAAGGTCCGGTCCACCAAGGTCCTGCAGGCCCCCGGCTACAACGGCAAGGGCAAGGACTGGGCGCTGATCAAGCTCGCCACCCCGATCACCTCGCTGCCCACCCTGAAGATCGCCGAGACCACCGCGTACAACAGCGGCACCTTCACCGTGGCCGGCTGGGGCGCCGCCCGTGAGGGCGGGGGCCAGCAGCGCTACCTGCTCAAGGCGAACGTGCCGTTCGTCTCGGACGCGTCCTGCAAGGCGTCCTACGGCAGCGACCTCGTCCCCACCGAGGAGATCTGCGCCGGCTTCGCCCAGGGCGGTGTCGACACCTGCCAGGGTGACTCCGGCGGCCCGATGTTCCGCCGTGACAACGCCGGTGCCTGGATCCAGGTCGGCATCGTCAGCTGGGGCCAGGGCTGCGCACGCCCGAACTACCCCGGCGTGTACACCGAGGTCTCGACCTTCGCCGCCCAGATCAAGTCCGCGGCCGCGAGCCTCTAG
- a CDS encoding beta-galactosidase produces MSTFAVGDEDFLLDGRPVRLLSGAVHYFRVHEDQWGHRLGMLRAMGLNCVETYVPWNLYEAEPGRYGDVAALGRFLDAVAAAGMWAIVRPGPYICAEWENGGLPHWLTGRLGRRVRTDDAEYLAHVERWFRTLLPQVVERQIDHGGPVIMVQVENEYGSYGSDQGYLRKVADLLMDCGVGVPLFTSDGPEDHMLTGGSVPGILATANFGSEAREAFGVLRRHQPSGPLMCMEFWCGWFDHWGTEHSVRDAADTAATLREILECGASVNVYMAHGGTNFAGWAGANRAGELHEGELRPTVTSYDYDAPVDESGLPTEKYWLFREVLAEFADGPLPEVPEPPRRIAAPADASVAEWAPLAEVLEVLGDEESATPLPPTFEELGVDRGLVRYRLEVPGPRQPYPLSVTGLRDRAVVYVDGVRAGVLTSEDAVLAEPVAGPAVVELWVESLGRVNYGPRQAEPKGITDGVRHERQYVHGVRARGLRLDAFEAGAVAKVPLRPVAGEAGPGLYRAVVDVSGPGDAALSLPGGTRGFVWVNGFCLGRYWSVGPQESLFVPGPVLREGGNEVWVLELEGGAGSVRLA; encoded by the coding sequence ATGAGCACGTTCGCTGTGGGTGACGAGGACTTTCTTCTGGACGGGCGGCCGGTGCGGCTGCTGTCGGGGGCTGTGCACTACTTCCGGGTGCACGAGGACCAGTGGGGCCATCGTCTGGGAATGCTCCGCGCGATGGGACTCAATTGTGTGGAGACCTATGTCCCGTGGAATCTGTACGAGGCGGAGCCCGGCCGGTACGGGGACGTGGCCGCGCTCGGGCGCTTCCTGGACGCGGTGGCGGCCGCCGGGATGTGGGCGATCGTGCGGCCGGGGCCGTACATCTGCGCCGAATGGGAGAACGGCGGGCTGCCGCACTGGCTGACGGGGCGCCTGGGGCGGCGGGTGCGGACGGACGACGCGGAGTACCTGGCTCATGTGGAGCGGTGGTTCCGGACGCTGCTGCCGCAGGTCGTGGAGCGGCAGATCGACCACGGCGGCCCGGTGATCATGGTCCAGGTGGAGAACGAGTACGGGAGTTACGGCTCCGACCAGGGGTATCTGCGCAAGGTCGCGGACCTGCTGATGGACTGCGGGGTGGGGGTGCCGCTGTTCACGTCGGACGGGCCCGAGGACCACATGCTGACGGGCGGTTCTGTGCCCGGGATCCTGGCGACGGCGAACTTCGGCTCGGAGGCGCGGGAGGCGTTCGGCGTGCTGCGGCGGCATCAGCCGTCGGGGCCGCTGATGTGCATGGAGTTCTGGTGCGGCTGGTTCGACCACTGGGGCACGGAGCACTCCGTACGGGACGCGGCGGACACGGCGGCGACGCTGCGGGAGATCCTGGAGTGCGGGGCGTCGGTGAACGTCTACATGGCGCACGGCGGGACGAACTTCGCGGGCTGGGCGGGGGCGAACCGGGCCGGGGAGCTGCACGAGGGCGAGCTTCGGCCGACGGTGACCTCGTACGACTACGACGCGCCGGTCGACGAGTCGGGGCTGCCGACGGAGAAGTACTGGCTGTTCCGCGAGGTGCTCGCGGAGTTCGCGGACGGCCCGCTGCCGGAGGTCCCGGAGCCGCCGCGCCGGATCGCGGCGCCGGCGGACGCTTCCGTGGCGGAGTGGGCGCCGCTCGCCGAGGTCCTCGAGGTGCTCGGCGACGAGGAGTCGGCGACACCCCTGCCGCCGACGTTCGAGGAGCTGGGCGTGGACCGGGGCCTGGTGCGCTACCGGCTGGAGGTCCCCGGCCCGCGGCAGCCGTACCCGCTCTCCGTGACCGGGCTGCGCGACCGCGCGGTGGTGTACGTGGACGGGGTGCGGGCCGGGGTGCTGACCTCGGAGGACGCGGTCCTTGCGGAGCCGGTGGCGGGGCCTGCGGTGGTGGAGCTGTGGGTGGAGTCGCTGGGCCGGGTCAACTACGGGCCGCGGCAGGCCGAGCCGAAGGGGATCACGGACGGGGTCCGGCACGAGCGGCAGTACGTGCACGGGGTACGGGCCCGGGGGCTGCGTCTTGACGCCTTCGAGGCGGGGGCGGTGGCGAAGGTGCCGTTGCGGCCGGTGGCCGGAGAGGCCGGGCCGGGGCTCTACCGGGCGGTGGTGGACGTGTCGGGGCCGGGTGACGCGGCGCTGTCGCTGCCGGGCGGCACGCGCGGCTTCGTCTGGGTGAACGGCTTCTGCCTGGGCCGGTACTGGTCCGTGGGCCCGCAGGAGTCGCTGTTCGTGCCGGGCCCGGTGCTCCGGGAGGGCGGCAACGAGGTGTGGGTGCTCGAACTGGAGGGCGGGGCGGGGAGCGTGCGGCTCGCGTGA
- a CDS encoding AraC family transcriptional regulator: MYHTWMRYFTPSPIHHRLGLVCLGVGLQHGALPTVGPRTLDHHVAVVVSAGSGWYRGPDGRRTTVTAPALIWLTPGVPHHYSADPETGWDESFVDFGGPATTTYTELGYIEPDRPVVPLSDAAAPRAAIGRIARAARRGNPLLEVETGAAVHELLVALRRARADTNADGDPVLTALARDAFQPLSVAEHAARHGMTPAELRTAVRRTAGCSPKDYLLSIRLGRAKELLAATELPVAAVARRVGYDDPAYFSRLFTRRVGTAPIRFREQQGRTVPGGWSNQIPDPEHPPTIATRSV, translated from the coding sequence ATGTACCACACCTGGATGCGCTACTTCACGCCCAGCCCGATCCACCACCGCCTCGGGCTCGTCTGCCTCGGCGTCGGACTCCAGCACGGCGCCCTGCCCACCGTCGGCCCCCGCACGCTCGACCACCACGTGGCCGTCGTCGTCAGCGCCGGCAGCGGCTGGTACCGGGGCCCGGACGGCCGGCGCACCACCGTCACCGCGCCCGCCCTGATCTGGCTCACCCCCGGCGTACCGCACCACTACTCCGCCGACCCGGAGACCGGCTGGGACGAGTCCTTCGTCGATTTCGGAGGCCCCGCCACCACCACCTACACCGAGCTCGGCTACATCGAACCGGACCGGCCCGTCGTCCCCCTCTCCGACGCCGCCGCCCCGCGCGCCGCCATCGGCCGCATCGCACGGGCCGCCCGCCGCGGAAACCCCCTCCTGGAGGTCGAGACCGGAGCAGCCGTCCACGAACTCCTCGTCGCCCTGCGCCGCGCCCGCGCCGACACCAACGCCGACGGCGACCCCGTCCTCACCGCCCTCGCCCGCGACGCCTTCCAGCCGCTGTCCGTCGCCGAACACGCCGCCCGGCACGGCATGACCCCCGCCGAGCTGCGCACCGCCGTACGGCGCACCGCCGGCTGCAGCCCCAAGGACTATCTGCTCTCCATACGCCTCGGACGCGCCAAGGAACTCCTCGCCGCCACGGAACTGCCCGTCGCCGCGGTCGCCCGCCGCGTCGGCTACGACGACCCGGCCTACTTCTCCCGGCTCTTCACCCGAAGGGTCGGCACCGCCCCCATCCGATTCCGGGAACAGCAGGGGCGCACCGTCCCGGGCGGCTGGAGCAACCAGATCCCGGATCCCGAACACCCTCCGACGATCGCCACCCGATCCGTCTAA
- a CDS encoding chorismate mutase, with protein sequence MSEIDESVTAELTRLRESIDNIDAAVVHMLAERFKCTQQVGVLKAKHQLPPADPAREASQIARLRELAESAKLDPAFAEKLLNFIIAEVIRHHETIADGAR encoded by the coding sequence ATGAGTGAGATCGACGAGTCCGTCACGGCGGAACTGACCCGGCTGCGCGAAAGCATCGACAACATCGACGCGGCGGTCGTCCACATGCTCGCCGAGCGCTTCAAATGCACACAGCAGGTAGGCGTCCTCAAGGCGAAGCACCAGCTGCCGCCCGCCGACCCGGCCCGCGAGGCCAGCCAGATCGCCCGGCTGCGCGAACTGGCCGAGAGCGCGAAACTGGACCCGGCGTTCGCGGAGAAGCTGCTGAACTTCATCATCGCGGAGGTCATCCGCCACCACGAGACGATCGCGGACGGAGCACGCTGA
- a CDS encoding asparaginase translates to MSRVTVFTLGGTISARGGDASRMTGAEVLAGLGAPDIDVELRDIRRLPSSSLSFEDLAAVAHEVRGAVAAGSGVVVVQGTDTLEETAFLLDLLCVTGEPIVVTGAMRRPDLPGADGPANLAAALAVAADPGCRNLGVLVVLADEIHAARLVRKTHTTSVATFASPGAGPLGAVVEGEPRILLRPTGTSAIHPLSLDPAVRVALITLTVGDRGELLEAVDSRFDGLVVAAFGAGHVPSWLVEPLADLAGRIPVVLASRTGAGATLTRTYRGPGSEYDLLHRGLVPAGPLDPVKARLLLHALLSSGAKGPAGYDRPGITAAFAHVNGTGLA, encoded by the coding sequence GTGAGCCGCGTCACGGTCTTCACCCTGGGTGGGACGATCTCCGCGCGCGGCGGCGACGCCTCGCGCATGACCGGCGCGGAGGTCCTGGCCGGGCTCGGCGCCCCCGACATCGACGTGGAGCTCCGCGACATCCGCCGGCTGCCCAGCTCCTCCCTGTCCTTCGAGGACCTTGCCGCAGTCGCGCACGAGGTACGGGGAGCCGTCGCGGCAGGCTCCGGCGTCGTCGTCGTCCAGGGCACGGACACCCTGGAGGAGACCGCCTTCCTCCTCGACCTGCTCTGCGTCACCGGCGAACCGATCGTGGTCACCGGCGCGATGCGCCGCCCCGACCTGCCCGGCGCCGACGGCCCGGCCAACCTGGCCGCCGCACTCGCCGTCGCCGCCGACCCCGGCTGCCGGAACCTCGGCGTCCTCGTCGTCCTCGCCGACGAGATCCACGCCGCCCGTCTCGTCCGCAAGACCCACACCACGTCCGTCGCCACCTTCGCCTCCCCGGGCGCCGGCCCGCTCGGCGCGGTCGTCGAGGGCGAGCCGCGCATCCTGCTGCGCCCGACCGGCACCAGCGCGATCCACCCCCTGAGCCTCGACCCGGCGGTACGGGTCGCCCTGATCACCCTCACCGTCGGCGACCGCGGCGAACTCCTGGAGGCCGTCGACTCCCGCTTCGACGGCCTCGTCGTGGCCGCCTTCGGCGCCGGCCACGTCCCCTCCTGGCTCGTCGAGCCCCTGGCCGACCTCGCCGGCCGCATCCCCGTCGTCCTCGCCTCCCGCACGGGCGCCGGCGCCACCCTCACCCGTACCTACCGCGGCCCCGGCTCCGAGTACGACCTCCTGCACCGCGGCCTCGTCCCCGCAGGCCCCCTCGACCCGGTCAAGGCCCGCCTCCTCCTGCACGCCCTGCTCTCCTCCGGCGCCAAGGGCCCCGCGGGCTACGACCGCCCCGGCATCACGGCGGCCTTCGCCCATGTGAACGGCACCGGCCTCGCGTAG
- the pepN gene encoding aminopeptidase N, with translation MSVLTRDEAQTRAQLLDVQHYTVDLDLTTGDETFESTTLIRFTTRTAGDTFVELKPVTLRSATLDGTPLDPATLVENRLPLAGLAAGEHELRIETQMRYSRTGEGMHRFTDPTDNESYVYTQLFMEDVQRVFAAFDQPDLKAVFDVSVKAPEGWTVLANGSTEQQADGRWKAATTPLLSTYFVCVAAGPWHSVRTEHAGLPFGIHCRRSLAPFLDADADEILDITKALFDRFHEKFEEPYPFDSYDQAFVPEFNAGAMENPGLVTFRDEFVYRSAVTVTERQTRAMVIAHEMAHMWFGDLVTLRWWDDIWLNESFAEYMGYQTVNEACSERFPDTWIDFGIERKAWGYDADQRPSTHPVAPDPDAVPDTASALLNFDGISYAKGASALRQLVAWMGEKDFLTGINTHFKRHKFGNATLADFIDNLASATDRDVHGWAEQWLRTTGVDTLTPELGGDETRTTLTARHDGSRPHRITAGIYDRDLVDGRRLVPRERLDVDVPQTTPVELPGPRPALVVLNDGDLTYAKVRLDEGSLETALRGLSGIPDALTRAMVWNTLRDMVRDGELDPGDYLATAGAHLPQETELAVVQGVLAFARTQIADRYLPAGARPAALAQLTSLARDLIRRTEDGDAPGLRLTAVRTFISSATQPETIAAWLADGTVPGGPEIDPELRWRILARLAVLGAVDEATIDAELERDPSATGQEGAARCRAALPNAETKAAAWSRLFDSDDLSNYLFTATAQGFWQPEQADLVREYVPRFYPAATALGARRGPAMAEAAGRYAFPTYAIDEESLSLGDHHLTDEALTPALHRKLVDQLDDLRRALRVRSA, from the coding sequence ATGTCCGTACTGACGCGCGACGAAGCGCAGACCCGTGCCCAGCTCCTCGACGTCCAGCACTACACGGTCGACCTCGACCTCACCACCGGCGACGAGACCTTCGAATCGACCACCCTCATCCGGTTCACCACCCGCACCGCCGGGGACACCTTCGTCGAGCTGAAGCCCGTCACCCTCCGCTCCGCGACGCTCGACGGCACCCCCCTCGACCCCGCCACGCTCGTCGAGAACCGCCTCCCGCTCGCCGGCCTCGCCGCCGGGGAGCACGAGCTGCGCATCGAGACCCAGATGCGGTACTCCCGCACCGGCGAGGGAATGCACCGCTTCACGGACCCCACCGACAACGAGTCGTACGTCTACACCCAGCTCTTCATGGAGGACGTCCAGCGCGTCTTCGCCGCCTTCGACCAGCCCGACCTCAAGGCCGTCTTCGACGTGAGCGTCAAGGCCCCCGAGGGCTGGACCGTCCTCGCCAACGGCAGCACCGAACAGCAGGCCGACGGCCGCTGGAAGGCCGCCACCACCCCGCTGCTCTCCACGTACTTCGTCTGCGTCGCCGCCGGCCCCTGGCACTCCGTCCGCACCGAGCACGCCGGACTGCCCTTCGGCATCCACTGCCGCCGCTCCCTCGCCCCCTTCCTCGACGCCGACGCCGACGAGATCCTCGACATCACCAAGGCCCTCTTCGACCGCTTCCACGAGAAGTTCGAGGAGCCCTACCCCTTCGACTCCTACGACCAGGCCTTCGTCCCCGAGTTCAACGCCGGCGCCATGGAGAACCCCGGCCTCGTCACCTTCCGCGACGAGTTCGTCTACCGCTCCGCCGTCACCGTCACCGAGCGCCAGACCCGCGCCATGGTCATCGCCCACGAGATGGCCCACATGTGGTTCGGCGACCTGGTCACCCTGCGCTGGTGGGACGACATCTGGCTGAACGAGTCCTTCGCCGAGTACATGGGCTACCAGACCGTCAACGAGGCGTGCTCCGAGCGCTTCCCCGACACCTGGATCGACTTCGGCATCGAGCGCAAGGCCTGGGGCTACGACGCCGACCAGCGCCCCTCCACCCACCCCGTCGCCCCCGACCCGGACGCCGTCCCCGACACCGCCTCCGCGCTCCTCAACTTCGACGGCATCTCCTACGCCAAGGGCGCCTCCGCGCTGCGCCAGCTCGTCGCCTGGATGGGGGAGAAGGACTTCCTCACCGGCATCAACACCCACTTCAAGCGCCACAAGTTCGGCAACGCCACCCTCGCCGACTTCATCGACAACCTCGCCTCCGCCACCGACCGCGACGTCCACGGCTGGGCCGAGCAGTGGCTGCGCACCACCGGCGTCGACACCCTCACCCCCGAACTCGGCGGCGACGAGACCCGCACCACCCTCACCGCGCGCCACGACGGCAGCCGCCCGCACCGCATCACCGCGGGCATCTACGACCGCGACCTCGTCGACGGCCGCCGGCTCGTCCCGCGCGAGCGCCTCGATGTCGACGTCCCGCAGACCACGCCCGTCGAACTCCCCGGCCCCCGCCCCGCCCTCGTCGTCCTCAACGACGGCGACCTCACCTACGCCAAGGTGCGCCTGGACGAGGGCTCGCTGGAGACGGCCCTGCGCGGCCTCTCCGGCATCCCCGACGCCCTCACGCGCGCCATGGTCTGGAACACCCTGCGCGACATGGTCCGCGACGGCGAACTGGACCCCGGCGACTACCTCGCCACGGCAGGCGCCCATCTCCCCCAGGAGACCGAACTCGCCGTCGTGCAGGGCGTCCTCGCCTTCGCCCGGACCCAGATCGCCGATCGCTACCTGCCCGCCGGGGCGCGCCCCGCGGCGCTGGCCCAGCTCACCTCCCTCGCCCGCGACCTCATCCGCCGCACCGAGGACGGCGACGCCCCCGGCCTGCGCCTGACGGCCGTCCGTACGTTCATCAGCAGCGCCACCCAGCCCGAGACCATCGCCGCCTGGCTCGCCGACGGAACCGTCCCCGGCGGCCCCGAGATCGACCCGGAACTGCGCTGGCGCATCCTCGCCCGACTCGCCGTCCTCGGCGCCGTCGACGAGGCCACGATCGACGCGGAGCTGGAGCGGGACCCCAGCGCCACCGGCCAGGAGGGCGCGGCCCGCTGTCGCGCCGCCCTGCCGAACGCGGAGACGAAGGCAGCCGCCTGGTCCCGCCTCTTCGACTCCGACGACCTGTCCAACTACCTGTTCACGGCGACGGCCCAGGGCTTCTGGCAGCCCGAACAGGCCGACCTGGTACGGGAGTACGTCCCCCGCTTCTACCCGGCCGCCACCGCGCTCGGCGCCCGCCGCGGCCCCGCGATGGCCGAGGCGGCGGGCCGCTACGCCTTCCCGACGTACGCGATCGACGAAGAGTCCCTGTCCCTGGGCGACCACCACCTCACGGACGAAGCCCTGACCCCGGCCCTCCACCGCAAACTGGTGGACCAACTCGACGACCTCCGCCGAGCCCTGAGGGTCCGCAGCGCCTGA
- a CDS encoding aminotransferase class V-fold PLP-dependent enzyme — translation MRASPPPLAGGETGPDALRPLLDTVLDALREGAHARGGPIPAGGPDAVTARVREALGDPLPPHGTDPHTTLHTLVRALAEGAADPAHPLCAAHLHTPPLALAAAADLAASALNPSMDSWDQAPAASALEELVTEALAKAAYPTAPHPDALVTTGGTESNQLALLLARERHGPGHPLQVVVGANAHHSFRRAAWLLGLPEPVTVPTPNGTLDPVALDEALTDLPGPLLVAATVGTTDTGRIDPLPEIATLCEAHHADLHVDAAYGGAALFSDTHRPLLAGLDRARSVTLDLHKLGWQPVAAGLLAVRDATDLAVLSHTADYLNADDDTEAGLPDLLGRSLRTTRRPDILKIAVTLRALGRAGLGALVDRVCALAQHLADLVEKNPGLELYERPTLTTVLFRPTHADDTTVAAIRRTLLSEGRAVLGRAHEDGRLWLKATLLNPHATPGDLEEVLTLVEALTEGSTDR, via the coding sequence ATGCGTGCCTCACCCCCACCCCTCGCCGGAGGCGAGACCGGCCCCGACGCCCTGCGGCCCCTCCTGGACACCGTCCTCGACGCACTGCGCGAAGGCGCGCACGCACGCGGCGGGCCGATCCCGGCCGGCGGGCCGGACGCGGTCACCGCCCGAGTGCGGGAGGCCCTGGGGGACCCGCTCCCACCCCACGGCACCGACCCCCACACCACCCTCCACACCCTCGTCCGCGCCCTGGCGGAAGGCGCCGCCGACCCCGCGCACCCGCTCTGCGCCGCCCACCTCCACACCCCGCCCCTCGCGCTCGCCGCCGCCGCCGACCTCGCCGCGTCCGCGCTCAACCCCTCCATGGACTCCTGGGACCAGGCACCCGCCGCCTCCGCCCTGGAGGAGCTGGTCACCGAGGCCCTCGCCAAAGCCGCGTACCCCACCGCGCCCCACCCCGACGCCCTCGTCACCACCGGCGGCACCGAGTCCAACCAGCTCGCCCTCCTCCTCGCCCGCGAGCGCCACGGCCCCGGCCACCCCCTCCAGGTCGTCGTCGGCGCCAACGCCCACCACTCCTTCCGCCGCGCCGCCTGGCTTCTCGGCCTCCCCGAGCCGGTGACCGTGCCCACCCCGAACGGCACCCTCGACCCCGTCGCCCTCGACGAGGCACTCACCGACCTCCCCGGCCCCCTCCTCGTCGCCGCCACCGTAGGTACCACCGACACCGGCCGCATCGACCCGCTCCCCGAGATCGCCACGCTCTGCGAGGCTCACCACGCCGACCTCCACGTCGACGCGGCCTACGGCGGAGCCGCCCTCTTCAGCGACACCCACCGCCCCCTCCTCGCCGGCCTCGACCGCGCCCGCTCCGTCACGCTCGACCTCCACAAACTCGGCTGGCAGCCGGTCGCCGCCGGACTCCTCGCCGTCCGTGACGCGACCGACCTCGCCGTCCTCTCCCACACGGCCGACTACCTCAACGCCGACGACGACACCGAGGCCGGCCTCCCCGACCTCCTCGGCCGCTCCCTGCGCACCACCCGCCGCCCCGACATCCTCAAGATCGCCGTCACGCTGCGCGCCCTCGGCCGCGCCGGACTCGGTGCGCTCGTCGACCGGGTCTGCGCGCTCGCCCAGCACCTCGCCGACCTCGTCGAGAAGAACCCCGGCCTGGAGCTCTACGAGCGTCCGACGCTGACGACCGTCCTGTTCCGGCCCACGCACGCCGACGACACCACCGTCGCCGCGATCCGCCGCACCCTTCTCAGCGAGGGCCGCGCGGTCCTCGGCCGGGCCCACGAGGACGGCCGGCTCTGGCTCAAGGCCACCCTGCTCAACCCCCACGCCACCCCCGGCGACCTCGAAGAGGTCCTCACCCTCGTAGAAGCCCTGACGGAAGGCAGCACCGACCGATGA